A single genomic interval of Spinacia oleracea cultivar Varoflay chromosome 6, BTI_SOV_V1, whole genome shotgun sequence harbors:
- the LOC110795214 gene encoding transcription factor bHLH53-like, translating to MALDWQNPNCFLNQNYPFEQFQFHDPNHILLPFEDDQTDLLCFDPLPPTLFDFDDSLFDPLPLQQLDFDNNDLFTFNNNNGSYSPFSYVDFPPPEEILSFDDDFSSQFLPFPKKQKLSPCFNDSTFVPDFFGVPCFNVDYLNDNNNHPNCYNYYNNGDEFCANFDQSYGDNNGRKVKTVSAQSRAARERRRKITEKTQELGKLIPGGHKMNTAEMFQAASKYVKFMQAQLEILQSIKTLKEENDNDAKLTNLPILSSQLVQEKLYSKEKCLVPLEFLPMLEEHCDSEADPSISKQIKDLLIH from the exons atggcGTTAGATTGGCAAAATCCCAACTGCTTCCTCAACCAGAATTACCCTTTTGAACAATTCCAATTCCATGACCCAAATCACATCCTTTTACCTTTTGAAGATGACCAAACAGACCTCCTCTGTTTTGATCCTCTCCCACCAACACTTTTCGACTTCGATGATTCCCTGTTCGATCCTCTTCCTCTACAACAACTCGATTTCGACAACAATGATTTATTCACTTTTAACAACAACAATGGCAGCTACTCTCCTTTCTCCTATGTCGATTTCCCGCCTCCCGAGGAGATTCTCTCGTTCGACGACGATTTCTCGTCACAATTCCTCCCTTTTCCCAAGAAGCAGAAACTCTCACCCTGTTTCAATGACTCCACCTTTGTTCCTGATTTTTTCGGGGTCCCCTGTTTCAATGTGGATTATTTGAATGATAACAATAATCATCCCAATtgttataactattataataatGGTGATGAATTTTGTGCTAATTTTGATCAGAGTTATGGGGATAATAATGGTCGGAAAGTTAAGACTGTATCGGCGCAAAGCAGGGCAGCTAGagaaagaagaaggaagatTACAGAGAAAACACAAGAGTTAGGGAAGCTGATTCCAGGTGGTCATAAGATGAATACTGCTGAAATGTTTCAAGCTGCTTCTAAGTATGTTAAGTTTATGCAAGCTCAATTGGAGATTCTTCAATCTATTAAAACTTTGAAAGAG GAAAATGACAACGATGCCAAATTAACCAACCTTCCAATTTTATCATCACAATTAGTCCAAGAAAAGCTCTATTCAAAGGAGAAATGCTTAGTTCCATTGGAATTTCTCCCAATGCTAGAAGAACATTGTGATTCAGAGGCAGATCCATCAATTTCAAAGCAAATCAAGGATCTTCTAATCCACTAA
- the LOC110795853 gene encoding uncharacterized protein isoform X3, with translation MEGLSIGKDECTGGRRENGVLVHHRRSRSASDRKGDTSRFGAPYSNECNNNLLLDSPFSTRTYGSQTPLNGQCQSIDSSTSSSNHRASLEKDVYLLQSRLQQEKSMRNMLEKAIGRASSALSPGHRHFASQAKELIAEIELLEEEVSNREQHVLTLYRNIFEQCASQPSSVQTSGMSSPLHTKNKPRKHPSIISSAFCSSKKFPLLAFSLKNTSAKKDGKIKHASVCTEKKDIHYDKPCSNKMKFQVHVKTPDRVKNSGVRTLKDYLHQCPSKLSEEMVKCMAAVYCWFCNAASTNSDNLRNIQSSVISKSCADFGPQLGSHKKHTSKSMVEISSMPTDKKQFSRASYAITSYRALVEQLERVNVSEMEAEAQIAFWINIYNSLIMHAYLAYGIPHRSLRRLALFHKAAYNIGGIVVTANAIEHTIFCFRTPRTGGWVETFLSTTFRKKSGDEKQLLSSKLSLPDSPSHVCFALCTGAFSDPVLKVYTAANVRDELEQAKREFLLTSIIVKKSKKVFLPKILERFSKEASMGYDELLKWVCVNVDKKLQDSIQRCLDAKNSKKASQIIEWSPYSSKFRYAFSDELASKPWWV, from the exons GACTCCCCATTTTCTACAAGGACCTATGGCTCTCAAACCCCTCTTAATGGTCAATGTCAATCTATTGATTCAAGTACAAGCTCGTCAAATCATCGTGCCTCTTTGGAAAAGGAT GTGTATCTGCTTCAGTCACGTTTGCAACAAGAGAAGTCAATGCGCAATATGCTTGAGAAAGCAATTGGCCGGGCTTCTAGTGCTTTGTCTCCAGGTCATAGGCATTTTGCCTCTCAG GCGAAGGAGCTGATTGCCGAGATTGAGTTACTTGAAGAAGAGGTTTCCAATAGAGAGCAGCATGTTCTTACTCTGTACAGGAACATATTTGAACAGTGTGCCAGTCAGCCATCTTCTGTGCAAACCTCTGGCATGAGTTCCCCTCTTCATACGAAAAACAAACCAAGGAAACATCCTAGCATCATTTCAAGTGCATTTTGTTCCTCGAAGAAATTTCCTTTGCTAGctttttctttgaaaaacaCTTCTGCGAAGAAAGATGGAAAGATTAAACATGCCTCAGTATGCACGGAGAAAAAAGACATCCATTATGACAAGCCTTGTTCTAACAAGATGAAG TTTCAGGTTCATGTGAAGACACCAGACAGAGTAAAGAATTCTGGTGTACGGACATTAAAGGATTACCTTCATCAGTGCCCTAGCAAGTTATCTGAGGAAATGGTTAAGTGTATGGCTGCAGTTTACTGCTGGTTTTGCAATGCTGCATCGACAAACTCAGATAATTTAAGGAATATCCAATCATCTGTTATCTCAAAGTCTTGCGCTGATTTCGGCCCCCAGCTAGGCAGCCATAAAAAACATACTTCCAAATCAATGGTAGAGATATCCTCAATGCCAACTGATAAAAAGCAGTTTTCTCGTGCATCTTATGCAATCACCAGCTATAG AGCACTCGTTGAGCAACTAGAAAGGGTGAACGTGAGCGAAATGGAAGCCGAAGCCCAGATTGCATTTTGGATCAACATCTATAATTCTCTCATAATGCAT GCATATTTAGCTTACGGAATCCCCCATAGGTCTCTGAGAAGATTAGCTCTGTTTCACAAG GCGGCCTACAACATTGGCGGCATAGTTGTCACTGCAAATGCCATAGAACATACAATCTTCTGCTTCCGTACTCCTCGAACTGGCGGG TGGGTTGAAACCTTTCTATCAACGACCTTTAGAAAGAAATCTGGAGATGAGAAGCAACTCCTTAGCTCAAAACTCAGTCTTCCTGATTCACCGTCCCATGTTTGCTTTGCACTCTGCACTGGAGCCTTTTCAGATCCTGTG CTGAAGGTCTACACAGCAGCCAACGTCAGAGACGAGTTAGAACAGGCAAAGAGGGAGTTTCTTCTAACCAGCATAATAGTAAAGAAGTCAAAGAAGGTGTTTCTTCCAAAGATTCTCGAGAGATTCTCGAAAGAAGCTTCCATGGGATATGATGAACTTCTAAAGTGGGTCTGCGTAAATGTTGATAAAAAACTTCAGGACTCGATTCAACGGTGCCTTGATGCTAAGAACAGCAAGAAAGCATCTCAGATAATTGAGTGGTCACCATATAGCTCTAAATTTCGATATGCATTTTCTGATGAACTTGCTTCAAAGCCTTGGTGGGTTTGA